The genomic DNA CCGCAGACCTCCATGATCTGTACACGGCGACCGACCGCCGCGCACAGGTCGGAGAGTTCGCCGCGAAGAGCCTGTAGCCGGTCGGGGATCATGGGTCCGCTCCCGCGCCGACGGTCTCATCGATGTCCGTTCCGTAAGATTGCTTCAAGTAGCTCCACGTCTCGAGTGCATCCTGCTCCTGAATGGTGCAGATTGAGAAACCGGCATGAACGAGCACCCAGTCGCCGGCATTCGCCTCGGGGGTGAGCACGCGACTGATCTTCAGCCGATTGCCCTGAAAATCGACGAGGGCCTGCTCGTCTCCACATTCAATGATCTTGCCTGGAACCGCGAGACACATCATCCGGCCCTCTCAAGGATGGCTGCGGCGACGACCGCCTGCCCGAGCGCCAATCCCGCGTCGCCCATCGGGACGCGTTCGGGAACCACGACTTGAAACTGAGCCCGTTGCAGTAGCGCTATCACGCGCGATCGTAGCCGTCGA from Phycisphaerae bacterium includes the following:
- a CDS encoding HypC/HybG/HupF family hydrogenase formation chaperone codes for the protein MMCLAVPGKIIECGDEQALVDFQGNRLKISRVLTPEANAGDWVLVHAGFSICTIQEQDALETWSYLKQSYGTDIDETVGAGADP